The window ggaagatatcatacaacccatggaaaggatgacatcaagtggtgatcgtcatcaagattgccgtgtgcaagttcaagtggagcatcacgaagagatcaagcgcttgaatctttccatccattgtggtgtcaatggacttgtgaagatgagccgaagagtggctcacccatagtggactatgggggagcaatcatctagtcttcatcgagccaacgcaatcaagaaaggtggtccatcttgagggagtcacgatcgtcatcatctagctcaagtggaccatgtgcaaggcaaaggtttgcccttgataggttttctattttatcggtctcatggtggtagtagggagaccgggttatatgatcgtttgccgtactatcaaggggggctctcaagttggtagcttgatcgtatcattagtagagagctcaaacccttgcatccttgcatcatgtttcttggttcttgtttggttctctttgtgagtcttagagcttatggtcatcttgatgacaagcttgagttcatcgaaaatggagttcacatgcgtcttctataatgttttcggtgttggaggttttaccggtcttttccgaggaagggttctcacctttttccTTTGGGACTttcctcatttgcttattcttgatatttctatcaagattgtgttagcccaggtcgttagctttccaacaaacttggtttcgttgaattcggagtccatttgcaaaagttgtggctgttttggtaaaggctgcagcggtactaccgcgacttgagcggatgtaattttttactaccgctccagagcaatactaccgcggctcctgagcggtagtaccgctccggaccaaaatctcgtgttttgctcagcggaagtaggcacaaaagtatttttttagtaccgctcgcaagcagtagtaccgctaccatttgcggtagtaccgtgaggtcgagtggtagtaccgtgagggagagcggtactaccgctccgaaggttcttttggcctttttgcctcctcgctgttgtgtttcgaaggggtagcgctctgtgcgggctgtgagcataacggttggattcgggagctcctataaaagggggtcttcttccccattcaaccttatcctttgagctcgtgttcttcccccattgttaaccttcttcgagcttgctaactctcaatccctccatggattcttgctagtttttgaggaaaaagagagaggagatttagatccacatttccaccaatcactttctcctctatgtgaggggaaccccttggatctagttcttggagttcttggtgttctccttcttattcttcctctcattttcctccctagcattagttgcttcggtgggatttgagagagaaggacttgggcactccgtgtgcccttgccattgcatttggtgcatcggtttgagttctccacggtgatacgtggaagttacaagttgagaagcttattactcttgggtgcttggtgcccttgagcttgttcctcttgggtgcttgggcgccctagacggttggtggtgttcggagctcaatcattgtggtgtaaagctccgggcaagcgtcggggtctccaattaggttgtggagatcgccccgagcaatttgacgagtaccggtgaccgcccccaagggttgccaaagtgtacgggttcggtgatggggcgccatttgtacgggttcagtgaccgccctcaagggtcccttagtggaatcacggcatcttgcattttacgagggcgtgaggagattacggtggccctagtggcttcttggggagcattgtgcctccacaccgctccaaacggagattagcatccacaagggtgtgaacttcgggatacatcattgtctccgcgtgcctcggttatctcttacccgagcccctttacttatgcactttactttgtgatagccatattgttctttgtcatatatcttgctatcacatagttgcttatcttgcttagcataagttgttggtgcacataggtgagcctagttgttgtaggttttgtgcttgacaaattaaccgctaggtttattccgcatttgttcaagcctaaaccgtaattattttaaagcgcctactcACCCCCCCCTCtaagcgacatcctcgatctttcatataggtaggaggagctaggagagtccaaataaggtgcgattttcgcccacacgatcacgatcgaacgaccgagagcatggagggggtttggatgggctcatgggttgtggtgaagaggggctgggctgcaaagagagaggggtttcggttaAGCGTTGGGGCataaaacgacctccaaatggaacgaaatttgataggcggtctaccggtgatataccaaggccactcggcaaatctcggtccattccgagacgtTATTCGGCGGCtcacaaaacaaggtctgagaggtgcgacgggcgcgtgcgagtgtgcctGTGCTCTGAATGGACAACGGAAAGAACCggtggaacccgaacggatgcaagttttgaaaaacatgcagatgaaatgcagatgatgacatggcaaaaagcaacacgcaagcaaatgacatggcaactacgacgAATAGCTAGAAGAGActtggcgcatcaaatccggggcgttacaaagtcGCTAACAAAATAAATCTAAGGAATGCATGAAGTTAATTATAATATGTTATTCCCGCAGTAAAAGAACTATCTAGGGAGGTAAGTCAAGCTAGTTAATTGCCATCAAAGAAAGTGTTGTTAACATAATCTAGTGTATGATTTTTTAAATCTAGTGTGCTGTAGCGGTATAGCAGTTGCATAGAGTAAGTTATTTTGTAACAATTGGCCTGGTAGTTCTTCGTGCCTCCAATGATCATGATAGCCATGGAACAGTGGACACGACTCACAAATCGCTCATCATAATTAGTTTAAGGTTTAAGAGGTATGAGTTGCACCTTCCTCACCTTAAAAAACAGCCTAACTAACTGTAGTGCTCATATGTTATGTACCTCGGTATCATACTTGCTACATGTTTTCATTTCTTTTCCATGTTTCTTGGTGTGTTAGGCTCTCTATATAACCTCTCATATTTTGTAGTTCATGTTTGCAAGATCCACTTAGATCTCTGATTGCTTACTCGAAAATCAGAATGCAGCTTTTATCTACCACGCATCATCTATTAAGCTAGGGTAAAACTGTTGTTTCGTCATGGCATCAGTGTAGATATTAGAGGAAACTGACCAGTTCATATGCTGCCTTCCATTCCATGACTCATATCTTCAATGGGTTTTCAAAACCTTGAAGCAGGAGGGGCCTATGTATATTTTGTTTTCCTAGGAATGATTCTCAAATATGTCAAGGGTTCGTATCAATACCTAAAATTGAGTTAATTAACAGGCTTCTCCGTATAGCCGGAGGGGGCTATCCTGGATTGAGAATTGCGGTCCAGCTTGCTCAATGTGGCGTAGTAAGATGACAAGTCGATGTACTAAGGACTAAGAATTATACAAGTTTAATATATAGACTTAGCCTTCTCgctagaaaaaaaggaaaaaagtagCTAGTCGGGCAAAAGAATCAACCAGTGCAGTGTCAACAGGATGAGCACAATGTATTCATCCTTTCCCTCGATCCACCGATTGCATTGGATCATTGCAACATAAGTTCGTCGAGATATTTTGTTTTTGAAAGAAAATCCATCCTTGTTCATATAGTAAAATGTTAAATAAAAGGTTCACTTGGAGAAAGAAAATGTAGTACAGTACAAGCAGGCGAGCTACCCACTGAAGCCAGTGGAAGCTCGTGGAGGGATATTTTTCTCCCCTTCGAGCAGCTGAGCTACGCTCCCCACCCCTCCCTGTCCACTCGCGCCTCCTTCTCCCGCTCCGCTCGCGTCGCGCCGTGCGCGGCGGGTAAATGGCCACGGCGGCGCTCCGCTTCCCGCCCTGCCTCTCCTCGCGCGCCGCGcctaccaccaccgccgccacctgcACCCGGAGGACGGCGTCAGCCACCCTCAGGGTCGCCGCGCAGCCCGAGTCCGCCTCCGCCTCTGCCCCCACCTCCACGCCCGACGCGCCGCCGGAGTTCTCGCCTCCGGCAGGGTTCGCGCCTCCGGTGCCCAAGCGCTTCGCGGTCAAGGATGGCCAGCTCGCCAGCGTCGCCGGCGCGGCCCTCGCCCTGCCTTTCCGCCTCGGCACCGGCCTCTTCGTCCTAGGGTTCGTCCCCTCCAATCCTTCTCCAGTTGGGCTTGTAAGATGAAAATCTGTTCCGATTAAGAACCACAGTGAATCTGTCCAAATGAGCTGCTACTGCTTCAGCAATTCGCAATGTGTAGTTACTTCGATGTCAATAATTAGTACTCGTAGTAATTAGCAACGTGTAGTTACTTTGGTGTCAATAATTAGCAGTGCCTGGTTAATTTGGTGTCAGTGATCCGCGAAAATTAGCTCAGTACCGTCGCCGGCGAAGAAATGCGAATGGGAAATTCCTCTTCAGTTTGAAGATTTCGTCTCACATTGAGCTGTATTCATATCTAGTGGTCGGTTTCTCATTTCTATGTGCCTGCGATGTGCAGATACTCGGTATCACTAGTCTCCGCTGACAAAATACCCCCAGACCAATACTCTCTGGAATTTCTAGGTGAATTTCTCTAATTCCCCATTTTTGCTAGCTAAGATCATTTTATTTTACTTGTTCAGTGCCTATTATGTTTCAATTTAAAGGAGTAGTACACAAATACATTTGTTTCTTATTTAAGGTCTGAAGGTGAAGGAGACCTCAAAGATAGATCAGTGCCGTCGACCAGAAAAACCTATCGAGATATACGAGTTTGAAGGGTATGAGTTTTCTTTCAATTGAGATTCGTAACTTTCCATTGAGAAAAATGATGGTCCTGCATATCTATAATTGGACATGCTTTTTTATATATACCAAGGGCTAATATTTTTCTTTGCTTCTGATTCGTGGCTTCACTTATTGGTGTATTCTGGCTAAAACTTTCAGATGTCCATTTTGTCGAAAGGTGAATGTCCTTTTAGTTTACTGCATCTGCATTTTGTAGTTGTCATTTTCCATGTTTGGAAAATCTCGGTGTTTATGGTTGCCATGTACAATTTTCAGGTGAGAGAGATGGTATCCGTGTTGGACCTTGATGTTTTATTTTACCCCTGTCCTCAAAAGGGGCCAACATTTCGTCCAAAGGTTTTAGAGATGGGTGGGAAGAAACAGTTCCCTTACATGGTATGCAAGAATTCCTCACCAGTTCTATGGTTTGTTAGGTTATATGTGATCGCTACCATTTCCAATTTTACATATCTCTCTAATGTAGTTTCTGAATTATGTTCGACAAACAAGCATGAGCCCAGCAGAATCACCATTAACTAATACTCACTATGTTCCGAAATGTAAGAAGTTATTGGTTTATTCTAAGTCAATATTCTtcatgtttgaccaactttatagagaaTTGTACTAACATCTACATTCTACAATATCAACTTAGTATCATTAAATCCATTATGAAATATGTTTTATAATATACTCACTTGGTGTTGTACTGTTGTGAATGTTGATGTATCTTTCTATAAATTTGGTTAAACTTGATACAGGTTGACTTAGGACAAAGATAGAACTTCTTAGATTTTGTAAGAGGGGGTATTAATATTTCTGAACTTCTTGTTTCCTGGCAAAATGGGTTTTTTGTCATATTTTTGCAGTCTTATGCTGCAATGCCATGCGTTTTGTCATTCATTAGTAAGCAGACATGTTATGATTTGTCATACTGTTGCAGTTCTCTGCTGCAATGTGTTTTGCCATTAACTAGTAAGCAGACATCGGGTGTTTTGTCATGTTGTTGCAGACTTCTGCTGCAATGTGTTTTGCAGTTATTAGTCAAAACCGTTAGTTCTTCTATGTTGCCTAAAAAAATGCTGTGTGAAAGCAAAATTATATCTTCATTTAAGATAATCATATGTTGCAGGTGGATCCAAACACCGGAGTTGCCATGTATGAATCAGATGCCATTATAAAATACCTTGCAGACACATACGGTTTGTATCTCATCATTTATTTTACCAGACCTTGCTTGCCCTGTTCCTCACAGGGTCCTTCCTGTTAGCTCCTTCTCTGTGTTTGTCTTTCAGGTGATGGAACTGTCCCGATTATGCTATCGCTTGGTCTATTTACGGTAAGTAATTAAGTATTCCATAATCCAAAAGTATAGACTATGTTCAGAAGCACATCACCGTTTATTTATACGCGATCTTTATTTACCATATGTTCATGATTTTGTTACTGTTTGACTTAAGTATGATGGTTTAATATTAGTTAGTAATCAGTTGTGCAAAAGCTGATGCTTTATGGCTTATTTTGTAGACAATAACAGCAGGGCTTGCTATGATTTGGCGTGTATGGAAGGTAGATTGCCAGTAAACCATATAAGCATGTATACAGTATGTGCCCTCTGAATGTTTTTGCTCAAACCGGGCTGACCCATATTGTTTGCAGGGATCTTCCTACACTGTTTCAAAGCTTCCACCCCAGCCGATAGAGATCTGGGCATACGAGGTTTAATTCTTCTCTGATGCCCATCCATAGCATCTGGGGTCATTATTTCCTTTTTGTTCCCGTGTGGTACCAGTTCGAGAACCTGATGAGCACATGTTTTGTCATCAGGGATCTCCTTTCTGTAAAATAGCACGAGAGGCCCTTGTTGAATTGGAGTTGCCACACCTGCTACACAGGTATTCGATATTGGAAACTTCACGAAAAATCTGTAAATAGAAGCTAAATACTCAGCCATCATAGGATCTACTTTTTATATATGCCATAAGTGCAGTATCTTGTTGACACAATACATCCTTGTAGCGTCAAACATTGGAATTAACTTTTACTTTTTTGCTGCAGTTGTGCTCGTGGCAGCCCCAAGCGACAGGAAATTTTCAAGAAACATGGCCTTTTTCAGGTCtggaaccttgtgaacatgctgttGCTAAACCTTTGCTTTTGCATGGCCTAGTAGTGTGTGACATTTATCATATTGTCTTTGCAGGCGCCTTATATCGAGGATCCTAACACGGGGGTCAAGATGTTCGAAAGCGCTGAGATCGTAGAGTACCTAAGGGCAACATATTCACTCTATCCTCAGTACCAAAATCTCTGAAGTGTCGATATATAGTATGGATTTAGAATATATTCTTTACAATAAGCCGCCGAGTCCCAAATGCAGTGTAAAAGTTGTATTCATCCACTTGCTATGATGGCGACCTGGGGTTATATGGTAGAGAAGGAAGAACCAGGCCAAGTATTCTTGAGTACCGTCAAATGTTACCCTTGAGATTTTTTATGGTTGTGCGAAACCATGTGGAGATGAAATTTTGTAGCACGGGAACATGTTGGATTTACATGCAAAGGAAGACATATGTAATGTGTAAAATCATACATATGCAAataaggtagtattccctccgtttttaaatatcgtttttaaatataagacctttcagagatttcaatacaaactacatatagatatatatagatgcattttagagtgtagattcacacattttgcttcgtatgcagtttgtattggaatctctaaaaggtcttatatttaggaacgaagggagtagaaacTAGAAATACTTATTTTTTTGCAGAGAGAAACTAGAAATACTTGTTTTGTAGAGAAACTAGAAATTGAACATATAAAGGATGAGCTAGTGCATGCGCCCAACTAGTGGCACCAGCCACGTCTCCTTTTATTCATCTATGAGTAGTGCGCGCATTGCTGTAGCGACGAGTGAAGGGATAAGGTCCTGAGCGCCGCATCCAGCATCctctcctctccctttcccctcgcCCGCTTCCTCCTCCCGAGGTCCGCAGATCCCTAGTACTTTGAAGAGACGAGACGAGTGAAGGGATAAGGTCCTGAGCGCCGCATCCAGCATCctctcctctccctttcccctcgcCCGCTTCCTCCTCCCGAGGTCCGCAGATCCCTAGTACTTTGAAGAGACGAGATCCATAAATTACAGTGAATAATGCTGAATGTTTTATTGGAAAAGGGAAATAGAGGTTAGGCAATACTCGAGTCCAACATTATACTGTAAAGTTGTAATCTAATAACAAGTAAGATCAACAAATAATTGGGGGGTGACATGACAAAATTATCAACAAATAATTTGAATTGCCAAAacgtcatatatttaggaacagcagGAGTATATGGTAATACAAGATAAAACTAGCCGCACAAATGCGCGAGCCATATGGCCCACACCGCAGATTATTAATTTGACAAGTATGATAGTTTTGCACTAGTACAACTTACTACtcctccgtcccgaattacttgttacagaaatggatgtatctagacgtatattTAGCTCTAGATACACCAATTTCTACCCTTTTTAGTGACAAGAaattcaggacggagggagtatatataaaaTCAAGTCTAAGAATGATCATCCAGATATTGTGACAGACCACGGAAAAATCCTGGCACATGCTTAACGGATGATAGATTTTGCGTCATAAGTAATAATCCAATTAGCAGTATAGCTCATGAGTTGTACATGTTATTTGGTGTCATACTTGTGGCATGCTTCCCAAGTTTCTTCAGCTGCATTGAGCACAATATATACCCTCTCATATTTCACCATATTCACTCATGTTTGCACTATCCAGCCCTCAGCTTATTTAGCCAGGAATTTAAGATTCAAGTTCAGGTACCAACCATCACATTGATGATCTAGGTATCATATCTAGAATATAATTTTTGTGGTGTGATGTGACTGCAAGTTGAGATATTAGATGGAACTGAGGTATCTAGGCAGTCGCGACCCACCAAAAGTCATGTTGCCTAGGTTTCTTGCCCCCAGGCTGGATGTTCTTGAGGGCCAACCCAACCGTTTTATTATGTTTAACATGCTGGACAGTGTAACCTGGGTGGACAGCCACCATTTCTCTTTGCGATGATG is drawn from Triticum dicoccoides isolate Atlit2015 ecotype Zavitan chromosome 4A, WEW_v2.0, whole genome shotgun sequence and contains these coding sequences:
- the LOC119288043 gene encoding uncharacterized protein LOC119288043 produces the protein MATAALRFPPCLSSRAAPTTTAATCTRRTASATLRVAAQPESASASAPTSTPDAPPEFSPPAGFAPPVPKRFAVKDGQLASVAGAALALPFRLGTGLFVLGYSVSLVSADKIPPDQYSLEFLGLKVKETSKIDQCRRPEKPIEIYEFEGCPFCRKVREMVSVLDLDVLFYPCPQKGPTFRPKVLEMGGKKQFPYMVDPNTGVAMYESDAIIKYLADTYGDGTVPIMLSLGLFTTITAGLAMIWRVWKGSSYTVSKLPPQPIEIWAYEGSPFCKIAREALVELELPHLLHSCARGSPKRQEIFKKHGLFQAPYIEDPNTGVKMFESAEIVEYLRATYSLYPQYQNL